From Vigna angularis cultivar LongXiaoDou No.4 chromosome 11, ASM1680809v1, whole genome shotgun sequence:
GCTTAGGCACGACCTGATTGATGATCAGATGAAGAAAGTGAGAATTTTCTagagagaatttgtagagagaatgaggagaagGAAGATATCAGAAGGTTGGAGAAAGAGATagtgcatgcagaaagtggaaCATAATTTGAAACTCTCAGTTATATACCACcgtcaaaaccgaacggtccaCTTCCTTGCAGCACCTGTCGTTCTCTATCCTTCTTTAATTTTCTCAGCTCTCACATAAATGTTGCAAGCTCATGttcatataatttttgttacatGATACCTAATTATTGAACGTTTGACAATACAtgtgttaaaaaattaagtacatttgattttgttgttttgtgTCTTTAAGATTGTttgatttgtaaatttttaatatcataaaatagCATAAGATTATGAATCTTgcaatataaaatcattttgaatatatatatatatatatatatatatatatatatatataatgaaggATTTTTTTGGGGAACTAATAGATACATTATAGTGAGTTATGTTGATCATGTGCTAAGAGATTATGAGATGGttaaacaagaaacaaagcttATTTAATTGTCATGTTAATTATGTGTTAAGGAGCTAATGTTGTGTTTGGAAAATTTCAAGACTTTAGTAAGGATTGTAATAATCATCTGGGATAATATGCTTGAAAATTATAATCTTCAAGATAATAATATGTTTGACTCATCTCATAAGTACAATACTCAAAGAGCTTAGTTATTATATCGTTTGATGGTATGTCTAGTTTGTATCATATAGATTACCTCGTTTGTATATTTTTGTCGGATGTGTTAGGCTTGGGATATTTATGCACATAAgcaattgtttttattgttgttttaagTGATATTTGTCAaacttttttattcaattaaatgttaggttaaATCATGTTATTCATTTCCATTTTTGTAGAAAAATCTAAGAAAAATTCGAGAAAAATTTGCATTTTAACTTTCTAAAAGGGATAATTTTCACTCGCAAAAAGTGGAAGTTGATTAATAGAAGACACCATTAGCAAAGGTTTGATTTTTTCCAATCATTTTGAACCTTAtcttgaaaaactatcaaactAAACTCGGATACCAATTGTTATAGTCATTGTGCAAAATATTTATGTtggactaaaaccaaaaaagTTTGATTTGTTTAACAAAAACTGATACTTTAGAATTTTCTTCGAAATTTAAcctcaattataatttttctcttattttataattcCGGTGAAATAAAAAGAGTAGggaataaaaaattcatacacaaaaatattttatactgatTCAAATCAAAAAAACTCTTCATCCATTTGTTAATCTTTCTAAAGACGGATTAACTCAAACACTAAAAGTAAACTAAACTTATAATCACAGAAGCAAGAGTTTAAGGTTTAGAGAACACTTCTCTTGAAAACACAAGAGATGAAAGACACTTTCCTTGAATCACATAAGGAATGCAACACTTCTTTTGAGTCACACAAATGATGAACAAATTCTCTTAACAATTACAACAACACTCATTCACACAATAACTCATTTGGTGAAAGTTATTGCTTTACCCACACTAGttttttcaaatccattttTCCCAAACACAAAGAGTTTCTTTAGTAGTCTCAAAAAAATGCTTTTGAAATAGGTCTCCCCAAATTTTATAGacttcttattttaaaatttggtcaagaatttgaAGAATCAAATCACAACTACCACTGATAATtggagataatcgattatcgcatAAACTTTtctgaaaacatattttttgctaTGATAATCATTTACTAGCAGTGGAATTTAATTATCATAGTGTCTCTCGTGAAAAATTAGATAATCAACTATCATTAGTGTTAATCATTTATCACAAAGTTTTTTGGATAAataaaatctttcttgaatGATCTCTGTGCGTGATGTTTTGTGACTTTCTAAGATAAGAAGTCCTACAAACAATTTATTCACAAATAAATGACTTATTATAAAGACTTAAtcaaatacataaatataatacaagttttccaatatattttatcatcaCTAAGTTTTTGGACTtacttttatcatcatcaaattttACTCTTGAAGAATGATCTccatcatcttctttttctttcttgaatgATTTTTGTGCAACTTGCTTTGTGACTCTCTAAGTTAAGTCTTACCAACAATTTATTCACTAATATATGACTCGTTACAAAGACTTAATCAAATACATAAACAAAACACAAGTATTCCAATATCTTTTATCATCACTTTTAAGTTCTTACACTtgtttttatcatcatcaaaatttactctTGAAGAATGATATctattatcttctttttctttcttgaatgATCTATGTGCGTGATGCTTTGTAACTATCTAAGTTAAGTCCTACAAACAATTTTTTCACTAATATATGACTTATtacaaaaacttaatcaaatataTGAACAAAATACAAGTCTTCCAATATCTTTTATCATGATTTTTAAGTTCTTGGACTTGATTTtatcattatcaaaatttagCCTTTAAGAATGATTTctatcctttttcttttgctaaCAAATGTTCCACCTAACAATTTAGACATGTCACTTTAAATTGCATGTGAAGGTTGAAATTACTTCACATGCCTCTTCCTTTATTAAAGGATTGCCCCATGTAGCTACTCCATATGCCTCTCCTTGATTCAAGGTTAACTCATTTGATAGCAAAGATTAGAAACTAACTAGGTGTTAAACATATGATTATTGATACATAGTTTATTCATtaacttaattaagtttttctttataCATACTAGGTGCTATCTTATTTTGTATTCacacttattatttattttcttcttgtgTTCATATTACTTGTAACCAATTTGAAACTACTTTTCTTTCTCCCCTTACTCTTACCATATGGTTGTAAATAAGGTGTCATGCCTATTGTAAATTTACAATTGATGATAGAATACAAATTGATTTTGTGAGAtaaatttaagtgtttttgagaatgttttattcttttttttttctttttctatagaGCTTTTTAAGTGACAAATCTTCTTTGCATTTATCCTTTAGGATTTCATCACAAGATGACGGCGTTCTTCTTACTTCATTCTTtaattcattttccttttttctttaaatttgttcttatttttattttgttattttgaatgTCACTTCATTGCTTTTGCCACTTCTAAGAGTTTTTCCTTAAGTTTTGTCTTCTTAAGTAGTCCTTAAGTTTATCAATATCCTACCATCCTCAAAGTAATTACATCAAATGATAGTGTCTTacatgaaaagtaaatttttataaccTTCATTTGCGGTTTATTTATCTCAATACACATCCATTGGTGAATGTCCGTATTTAAGGTTCATTATACAACCTTTAAGCATTAAAAGTCTTAGACTCCCTTATATACCATTTATAAATAGGTGCAACTCATTACTGAACAAATTCAGAATATTAACCAATctaatttaacaattataaatttacttaatttatcacaataaaattttagtaaataaCCCCTTTAAGGAACTACCTAAAAAGTTTGACTTGAAAGAGCTTACTGCAAGTGTAAGAAGAATAATTTGGTAAATATACCGTAACTAAGCCATGGTTAAAATATGAGCtcaataaaaatgcataaatacAAGATAAGTATTTTCAACCCTTTATTATCTTcccaattcaaataattattttaatatcttaaatttgaaaaaaaactaTAGTTTCAatctttcaaattatttaagggttataaaaacaatttaaaaaattactttactgttttgaatatatttatctagtaattaaaacaaattcttCTAAAGttaaagattttaatattttttaatttttaaaaagtattcaCTTCAAACTTTAAGAAAGCATTAAcctttttcaaataataatactcGTCAGGttatatacactttttttttccataaCGAATCCCATCACATACCAAACTGAAACTCAGctgttattaattatttttcctatttttttttttacttcaccggacaataattaacaatttccTTTCCCTCCCTTTTTCCTCTCTCCAAATAAGAACCCAAACTTACGCCACAATCAAAAACAACTTCGCAGCTTCCTTTTCCTCCCCACTCCCACCACTATTAAAAAGTTACCGTCGCCACTGCGGTCgccgccaccaccaccaccatcactACCACCATGCCTCTCGACCCTGCCACCGCTTCAACCACTGCATCGCGGCCTGTGTCGCCTCTCCCTCAGCCGCACCAGCACTACCCTTCGCAGCAACAAACCCTTCCAATTCGCGCCCCAGCGAATCCTCTCTTGGCCAAACCCCACGACCCTCACTTCGCCTACCCGTTCGCGCCCAAAGGTGTTAGAGGCCTCGCTGCCGTCGACCACAGCGTCTCAGGTGGCGCGTTCGCGCCTCCGGCTATGGTGTACGGCGGCGTTGTTCGCGGTATGCACTTGGATTACCTCAGTCACGCCTTGCACATGGCCAGGCCACCGCCTCACGTGCCTTTTGGCCACGTGGGCAACGCTGCTGCCACACCCACTGCTTCGCCTCCCGTTAAAAAGGTTCCAAATCTGATGCCCCATTTGCGCTTTTTTGAATTTTGTGAATGAGTGATATGTATTAGAGGGAATGAATGATGAttatgttttttcctttttgttttgaGCTTCTAGATTTTGTCCTAGTTCAATGATAGTAACATTTCGATTCGATTTAGTTtggaattgaattgaattttgtaGAAATAGAATTATGGTGGGTTTCAAATTGTtcctttatttttgttgttgcttTCCTTTTGGCTATAGGCTGCGTCTCGGTCTGCGGTTTCTGATATTAATGGCGGTAAAGATTCGAGTACCAggtaaatttattttcattgacACGTGGTGTATACATGGTTGTGTTGTGTGTTTTTTATTGGTTATGGAGCTGGAATGGATGATATATCTGATTGGTTTCTCAGGGAAAAAATCAGAGAGGATACCTACATTGTTGTTAGAGATCGAAAAGTGAgtctctttttctcttattttacaTTCTTTGCAAtgcaatttttttacattttttgtttATGATGAATCATTGATTTgttattgttaaattaaattctGTTCGTGTGTGTTTAATTACATATTGAGAAATATAGGTGCTTGTTAATCTTCTTAGGAATATGCACAGTGGGCTTATCTTTTCCCTACTAACAGTATCATTTACATTACATCTCTAGCACATAATGTGTTTGGTAGTTATACGAGTCCTACGCCTATTCTGATTGtcttgttttaatttctttatgaaTTAAAGTCGTCTTTGTAAACTTTTAGTCGTTGTGATGCAAGTATCCTTGGTCTTTGATCCGTTTGTTCCTTTGTTTTTCATTTCACTGTCAATTTTGTCCGTTAACTTGATATCATGGGCTGACTCTGATAGGAATCCAAACCCCTTCCCTAAGCCTGCACATGTTTACAGTTGAATGCCCAAAAGGAGTTAGGGCCCCTTTTCCACTATAGGCAGCAACAAGAAAAAGAGCGAGTTAGTTGTAGAGAGAGAATAAGAGTGGTTTTGTTATATAAAGGGTGGAGGGAACAAAAGTGAAGGAGCTCAGAAAATGTGTAAGCAAATGGTTTGGAGCTACAGTCTTGTCCCTATGTTTGCATGCTTTTACACtttttattatagtatttttGTTAGGAACCAGCAAatacaaaagagaaagagaagacaTATTTTTATTGGACAGGATGAGAAGTACAAGAAATAGGAGAGCATTCTCTCCTCCCAGGTTTTCCCTTACCAAAGGATTTCTCCTTTCACAAAAATGCTCAATTTacgatcaccaaaatatgaatATCTCCTATCATTCTTCCTTTATTTATAGATAAGTAACCCCTCTAACGAACTAACCCATTAATattctaactatttttataggcttcttcttctccttatATATAACGATTTTACAGCTATATAATACAGAAAATACATGATCTGATAGCATTTGCTATCAGAATCACTTTTGTTATTGAGTTTTATTTGGGATTATAACTTATTAACATGAAGAGTTTATCAGGGAACCTGTGAAGGGAATAATAATTCTCAGTCATAAATTTGGCTTGGACATTTCACAATAAGTGCAGTAGGTAGCCTCTGTGGTCCCATCAACCTTGTCTACCCTTGCATCCACCACAAGTATCCTAAGATGTGGAACTTTGCTAATGCTTTAATTGTATATGAGTGGAAGCCCATAGGTTTAGGTGGAGTAGCACTCAAAAGACTAATTGAATTGTCCATGTGGGAACCTCTTGGCTATTTAGAATTTCGTTAGGGACATGTCAAAGTTGTAGTGCATGAACAACAAAACAAGTGCCATATAcaagtttttcaatttaaaataatcttgATTGATCTCAACCAATACAAACATTTTCAACACTTGTATTATAGCTCTGCATAAGCAACGAAATTGGTCATGTTGTCATCTAGTTTTCTAAGATGACTAATGCAGAACTGAGTCAAACAAATACTGAATACAATAAACAGGCAAATTGCAAGCCTTTTTCCAATAGGTGCAAGATGTTCAAAGTTTGGAGTGAACCAAAAATatctaacattttttattagtcAATGAAACCCATAAATGGTATTCAAAATTTCCCACTAACttcaatatattcaaaattttccCACCAACTTCAATTATCTCATGGAATAGCTTCGACCACCCAATCATGTCGCCAAATCCACAACTTTTGACACTTCTTCCTTCGAGTATAGAGACAGGGGTCAATAATGTTTGTGATTAAGAATGGTCTAGTTTTTCAGTATCCTTTGTTCATGtgtgttgaatatagtgaaaactatgtatgagattaattttCTTTGTGTTGAATGTACACATAGggtactctatttataatagaagagatataggctaaacccaaaatataaataaggaataataacaaattaactaaagataaaagataaagataagataaagataagatatcTATATAAGAtgtaatatatctaacactctccctcaagtTGGTGCACACAAatcgtatgtaccaagcttgttactaatataatcaataaagacTCAGTGAAAATATCTGTTTCTACATtcgagtgacaccaaattgttaatgatttgcgAAGACAACATAGAAGACGAAATAAACCCAGAAGATTCCTCTGAGTAACAAATTTgagaggttgctccatataaatctcttcttgcgAATCGCCGTTAATGAATGCATTGTTGACATCCAATTGATAAAGAGACCATTGTTGAAGAGCCACCATgggagaaaaaacatatatggatgGGACAAACTCACCGGTGATAAAAGAAGGTTATAAGAGACAACCGTGgaagaagccatggatgaaCGGGAGAGAGAAATTCTAAAAACtatggagaataatattggaCAGTGGTGGACGTCGTGAGGGTTTGTGTCAAATATtctacatcgactagagatatgacaaaattataatataagtgagtgcaaacttCATTTTTTATGGTGATTTTGTGAtgttgaattagacttaaaatctaCTCTCCAAGATTATCATTCAACTTCTCCAAGTAGACATAAGTAATTGGAATgctttgaaataaatttttttgcaCTATATGGAAGGGGACTTGGCTTCCATTTGGGATTATAAAGATTAAGTTGTGTTTGCAACCATTTTTGTCAAAAGTATAGGTTGGGTAAATTTCAGAGGACCAAAAACTTAATGTTGTGACTCTGAGCAACAAAACAATTACTTAGAATGGGAATGGGGTTTTTGATCATTAGATTGGAAGGGGGAGCAAGTAGATTGGGAAAGTGAAATGACAAAAGTTGGGTAGGTGTCAGGATCTATACTTGTTGGCAGTGAGAGTTTGTTAACATGTCTAGGCTTTGTAATCACCCAAACATGTCAAAGATGAACAAAATGTCATTGATGGTGAATTGAATGGATCTTAGAGTTTGTTAACATGTCTAGGCTTTGTAATCACCCAAACATGTCAAAGATGAACAAAATGTCATTGATGGTGAATTGAATGGATCTTAGGAGCACGATGAATGAACTATACTTGAAAAGGGAAATCATGTGTGTAGACTTGAGGTTGTGATTTTGGTGATGATGCTCAAGGATGCTATATGACACATTCTAAGACACTTCAAACTGTCATTTTGATTAGGGAG
This genomic window contains:
- the LOC108334454 gene encoding uncharacterized protein LOC108334454, producing MPLDPATASTTASRPVSPLPQPHQHYPSQQQTLPIRAPANPLLAKPHDPHFAYPFAPKGVRGLAAVDHSVSGGAFAPPAMVYGGVVRGMHLDYLSHALHMARPPPHVPFGHVGNAAATPTASPPVKKAASRSAVSDINGGKDSSTREKIREDTYIVVRDRKVRITEDASLYALCRSWLRNGVIEESQPQQKDLIKALPKPLPAYMVAGYMSNKKEDEKNEDEQEENEQSVENLSPQDLLKRHIKRAKKVKLRLREERLHRITKYRSRLRLLLPATEQCRSDTAAGN